The genomic window GTGGCGATGAAGGCTTCTGCGGAAGTGATTTTCTCTTTGGGCATGGTCTCGCTCCTTTGCGGTGTGAGGGGGTGGGTTTACTCGTCGCTGGGGTCCACTTGGTCGCCGTAAATGGCGACCAGCAGTTCGGGGTGTTTGGCGTGCACGAGATCCATGGCCTTCATGCGGGTGTTGCCTTGGGCCACGAATTCATCCACTTTCTTGTTGTAGGCAGCGAGGGCCTCACTCTGGGTGGCGGTGCTGGGCGGGGTTTTCCCGGTGCCGGTCACGTCAGTCACGGCACTTGCGCGGGCAGCGAGGGCCTGCCATTGGGGGAGGAGGGCGTTGTAGGCGTCAGGGGCGGAGGCTTGCAGGGCACGCAGGTGGGTGCCGCCCTCTCGGGTCATGCCGAGGGTTTCGGCCAGAGCACCAAACTCGGCATCCAGACGGCGGTTCACTTCGGCCTGCGCAACGTCACGGTGCGTCTGGAGTTCCAGGGCGAGACGCTGGTTCTCGGCTTGCAGTTGCGCGAGGGCAGCCTGAGGGTCCACGGGGTTGCTGGCGTCCGGCGTGGCAGGAGGGGTGGGTGTGGGGGTGGCGCTCTGGGCTGCGAGGTGCTGCTGGAGGAAAGCGTGCTCTTCAGCGGTGAGGGTTTCTCCAGCGGACAGTTTGGCGAGAATGGCTTGCAGGTTCATCGGTCCTCCTTGTGGGGGTGAAGGGGCGGTGGGTTCAGGTTCGGACTGAGTGCCAGTGGCCTCAGGTGCGTCGGAATGGGTGGCTTCGAGGTCATCGGGTTCCACTTCAGGGCCATCATCGGAATCGTCGGTTTCCCCTCCGGTTTCCTCTGGGCCAGCGGAAGGGTAAACCCCAAGTTCGGTCAGGAGGTCATCGAGGGTGGCGACGCGGTCAGCGAGGCCCAAATCCACGGCTTCCTGACCCATCCAGATGTGATCGATGTCCTCGGCCCAACCCTGAACTTTCTTCTCCGCAATGCCCCGGCCAGAGGCGACAGCAGCAACGAAGTTCTGGTGGTACCGCTTGATGATCGAGCGGGTTTGCTCCTCCGCTTTCCCTTTCATGGGTTCCGTTGCCGTGCCGAGGGTTTTCACGTCCGTGGATCGGATGACGGTCGGCTCGATGCCCTCTGAGCGGAGGTACTTGCTGTAGTCGTAGTGCGTCATGATCACGCCGATGCACCCGACTGCACTCCCAGCCCCGACGAGGATCTCATCTGCCTGCGAGGCAATGTAGTATCCGGCACTGCACGCCTGACCGCCCACCACCGCGTAGACTTTTTTGCCTCGCTTCCGGGCGTTCTGGACGGCTGCTGCTGCGACATCGAGTCCGTTGACGGTCCCTCCGGGGCTGTCGATGTCGAGGATGATGGTTTTGATGTTGGCATCCCGAGCGAACTGGTTGACGAGGCTGGCGAAGTACTGCGGGTTGGTGGCCCCGGACAACCTTTCCATGCTCTGGGCACGGCTGAAGATCACCCCGTAGAGGCTCACGATGCCGACACCGTCACCAGTGGCATCGCCACCGGAGTAACCAGAGCGGGAAGAGCCGTACTTGATGCCCTCGATTCGGCTCTGGATGGTTTCGATGTCGGGTTTCACGCCATCCATGCGCTCCATGAGGATGCTGTAGATGGTGTCGTGCATGGCTGGGCTGATCGCCCATGGTTCACGCAAGAACGCGGTCAGCAGGTGGCGCGGTTGAATCGCCTTCGCTGGCATGAGGTTCGCCTCCTTTCAGGGGCACTACGGAATGGGTGGCGGTCACCCACGGGCTGAATTGCTTCAGGAAGTCCTCGATGGGGAGGGAGTAAACGTCCTGCATGTGGTTGTTGCTGATGGACACCAGCCCCTCTGGGTGCACCACGCACGCGATGCGGTGGAAGTACCCTGTGAGGTCCGCTTGGGATTTGTGGTCGAGGAGGAACCCGGTGGGTTCGTTTTCGTCCTGCGCTTGCTCCAGAACCAGCAGCACCCACTCCCTGAAGACGGCCTCTGGCAGCACGGCACCCGAGAGGGTGAGTTGGGGGAGGACCAGAAAGCCGTGCTGGAGGGCTTCGAGTTGCAGGGTGTACGTGGTGTTGGCCTGCAACTGGAGGGCTGCGGGGTCGTGCAGGAGGGCGTGCAGGCTGGTGCAGAGGCTGTTGGCGTCCTGATCGAAGGTGTGCTTCATACCGTGATCGCTGAGGTTCTCTGGAACATCAAGCATTCTGGTCTCCCGTCTGGGTTGCGGTTGGCTCTGGGGGTGCTGGCTCCGGGGTTTGCCGTCTGGCCGTTGCGGGGTCGTGCGCTGGGAGGCCAGCGAGCATCCGCAGGTGCGCCTCGGTGGGGTCATCTGGGGTGATGAAGCCAGCGTTGGCGAGGCTGGCGAGGGCCTCAGCGATCTGCTGCAATGCCGTTTCGCTCAGGCTGCCGTGCTCAAGGGTCGGCCAGTACTCTGGTAGAATCCCGTTGAACTGCATGAGTTTCGGGAGGGTCACGCGGTTGAATTCATCGGCGATGCTGTCCAGAATCCCACTGAGGGCTGCGAGGAACAGTTTCGTTTTGTCGGTCGAGAGGGCTTCACTGCCGCTCTTTTCGATGCCGAGCATGATGAATTCGGCCAGCAGGGCTTGAGCGATGCGACTCCCGTAACGCCGGATGATTTTGTCGGTGTCGTGCGCTCTGGTGCCCGCTGCGCTGATCAGCCCGAACTTGTACCCGGTGGGGACCGACTGGACGCGGTTGTCGATCTGCACGAAGGTGGTCTCGGCGGGGAAGATGACGTAGGCCCTCTGGTCTTGCCGGAGGGCTTGCAGGTTCTCCTCGATGTTGCGGAGGACGCTTTGCCTTGCGGAGTACTGCTCGTCGGTCTCTCCGGGCTGTCTGGGCTGGAGGAGTTCGAGGGGCACTTCCGCTTTGGGGATGCCTGCGAGGTCGCGTTCCACGCCGATGGCCTCAATTTCTTCCAGTTTGGTCTGGAAGTAGAAGGGCCTGTAGACGTTGCGGAGGAAGCTTCGCCCGTAGGGGTGAGCGTGGGTGGTGCGGAGGAACAGGCACTTGCTGAGGGGGACGGTGTAGGTTTGGTCTGCGCTCTGGCGCATCGCGGTGGGTTTGCCGTCCTGGTCTTCTTGCCATTCGAGGAGGCTGGTTTGTGGTCTGTAGTCGAGGTTGCGGAGGCCGAGCCTGCCGTCTGTGAATCGGCTGTTCGTTTCCGGCTTCCCGGTTGGACCGCGTCTAAATTTCCAGAGTTCTTCGAAGA from Deinococcus misasensis DSM 22328 includes these protein-coding regions:
- a CDS encoding S49 family peptidase — protein: MPAKAIQPRHLLTAFLREPWAISPAMHDTIYSILMERMDGVKPDIETIQSRIEGIKYGSSRSGYSGGDATGDGVGIVSLYGVIFSRAQSMERLSGATNPQYFASLVNQFARDANIKTIILDIDSPGGTVNGLDVAAAAVQNARKRGKKVYAVVGGQACSAGYYIASQADEILVGAGSAVGCIGVIMTHYDYSKYLRSEGIEPTVIRSTDVKTLGTATEPMKGKAEEQTRSIIKRYHQNFVAAVASGRGIAEKKVQGWAEDIDHIWMGQEAVDLGLADRVATLDDLLTELGVYPSAGPEETGGETDDSDDGPEVEPDDLEATHSDAPEATGTQSEPEPTAPSPPQGGPMNLQAILAKLSAGETLTAEEHAFLQQHLAAQSATPTPTPPATPDASNPVDPQAALAQLQAENQRLALELQTHRDVAQAEVNRRLDAEFGALAETLGMTREGGTHLRALQASAPDAYNALLPQWQALAARASAVTDVTGTGKTPPSTATQSEALAAYNKKVDEFVAQGNTRMKAMDLVHAKHPELLVAIYGDQVDPSDE
- a CDS encoding phage portal protein family protein; the encoded protein is MARSDLAKYGTGKSSAYIVHDPPELRGTTAARTYQRIRDTDPVVGSVMLLVESVIKRVEWRAKPNSLIPEDARAIAEAEFLDSCLHDMEDPWSAVTVTAMSMLTHGWCVFEELWKFRRGPTGKPETNSRFTDGRLGLRNLDYRPQTSLLEWQEDQDGKPTAMRQSADQTYTVPLSKCLFLRTTHAHPYGRSFLRNVYRPFYFQTKLEEIEAIGVERDLAGIPKAEVPLELLQPRQPGETDEQYSARQSVLRNIEENLQALRQDQRAYVIFPAETTFVQIDNRVQSVPTGYKFGLISAAGTRAHDTDKIIRRYGSRIAQALLAEFIMLGIEKSGSEALSTDKTKLFLAALSGILDSIADEFNRVTLPKLMQFNGILPEYWPTLEHGSLSETALQQIAEALASLANAGFITPDDPTEAHLRMLAGLPAHDPATARRQTPEPAPPEPTATQTGDQNA